atgtatgtcaTATCTCATCCACCTACCATCTAGCCAACCACACCTATCTCCGGGTCTGGGCGCCTTGACTAGTGATGAttatcgtttttctaagatagTGTTTGGTTCATGAGATGAGATTAGATGGAGCAGATTCATTCTGTTTTTGAGCTGTTTAGATGGAGAGCAGCGGTATGAAATTACTTAAAATCGgaaaatattcttcaaagatttgAGATAGAGCCATTTGAAAAAGGTAGAATGCAGCCGTTCCACTTCAAACGTGACATTGAGGTGGATCCGAGATAATAAAATAGATTCGTTTCATCCCACACACCAAACaatcatctatatataaatagaattatcatattctcaaatatataaatagaatcatTACATCACATTTCGTTCTCCAACCAAAAACTATTAAAATCGACAGAGACACGGACCTAGAAATTTAACTAAATAAAGTAGGAGATCGTAGCCAAGGATAAAGAAAAGGAGTGGAGTAGCTATCAATCCAGCAATATCCACATTgaaaactttttttcttttttttctttttaaggtACAGATCGGTACCAAACTCTTTCGGTATTGGGACAGAAAAGGATGATGGCAAAGACTGCACGTTCCATTGTTGGTCTGCGATCCAACGTGTCACGTGCAGCCTGAATAAGAAAAAGATGCTGCAGCTGGAGTGAGAAGGCGCCAGATCAACCAAACGCACCACTGCGTGCGTCGAAAGCAATTGGATTCAAAACTGTTGGGCGTATTCATTCCTGACCCTACTGCCATACGGATCGAAATCCTCTGATTTTAGTATGGTGAAATTATAGATAAATAGTGAAATATGAAAAGATAAATTATAGTAAAATATAATGTAATATGATACTGTAGTTCGAAATACTGTAGCATCCGTGTATCTCAAATCTGATACGACTATCTCAAATCCAATGATTCACATTAATTTAAAATTAGGAGATCTCATTCCCTGCCATGCTGGGTTCAAAACCTCACTGCTTATTTTGGTTCCTTTTTGTTGGGTTTGCATTCCTGCCCCCGTATTGCCGTCGTTCCGGCCATTGCGTTCCATCCATGTTCCAggtctttttttcccttctcttttcttttggccTCACATGCGGCGCCTCGGCATGACTTAGAAACGAAGCCCTTGACAACAGGTAAGAAATGTCCCAGTTATTTACAGATGTAAAGCTGAAATTAGTGGCACGTCCTTGGCACCGGAGCCTCTGCCCGATCGTCCACGAGTTTCAGCTTCGGCCTCCAAGTTCATGACAAATTTTGACCATCCTACGAATCCAGCAGTACAGTTTCAGCTTCCAAGTTCATGACAAATTTGGCTTTTAATGCCTGGACATAACCAGAAAACGTAACATTGCTATAATCAGAAGCTTCAAAGGTCGAATACATTCGCCATCCATCATCTATCCTCAGCGGATCGTTTAGTCCTTTCTTTATTGTGTATTCAAGATCACCTCGGCAGGGtttgaaaaatcatcaaaaacCAATTGATATTCGCGAAACTGGTCAAGTCGGTCCACACCGAATTCTAAATTCGACcgattttcaaatttaaattcaaaaaataataaaaatttaacaaaatcacaaaaaaaaatctaaaactactagagacaattctaacactttctgtgaaaaaataaaagataatatcgtttgcaacatattttatatggaggaagtttaaaaaaagaaaaatactaaaataggCCATATAGATATGATGATTTGGCCCATCacgttaagaaaaagcttaacatgcaaacacataccTTTTGTGTAGGGCAtatcttaagagaatctttaaaatttgttacacttcatttagagttttattaatttctccataatttatacaaagttcacaagtataaagtgaacatgttaagtaatagcactataattaactttttcatatctaccattatattttctacataaatcatagtataagtaaactaataaaagtagtttcactaattttggaggtgcaatgaattagttatgaattaatataGTTGCAAGatatttacataatcctgcatgttataataactatttcataagttcatgtatttttaaaagatataagatcatgtaagaagactaaaaattgattttatgatttttggattagcaaagaattaactatgcatttaaataggtttagcaaatatattttgtCAAGAAATTGTACAACTTTGTCATGATTATAAATactttatcatgtagatcatattacaaggaaactaacgaaatttgtttcactcgatttgaagctcaaatgaaatagttatcgattttacaaagttaagctattttttggtttttttaattttactgAAATTTGGCAAAACCGAACGGTTTTTGATGGAATTTGAATGGGTTTTGATGGAATTTGAGCGGTTATCAAATGGTTGGTTCGCTCAAATTTTGCTTCTGATTTATAAATTTGACCCAGTGAATTTGTTCGAATTCTCGCCGAATTTTGACCgaattttctgatttttacgAATATCGGAAAATCGCTAGGGGCGGTTTTTGGGTCCCAAATGAATTTTCGAACGTTGCAAAAAGATCTCAATCATCAACAAGCAGGAGAGGAAAACAACCATTGCTGCTTTCACATAATGTCCTGAAATGCCAAATTATAAAGTACTAAGATCATTATAGCCTACTAGAACAGATAAAGATCACATATGATATATGCAACTGAATTATCTTCCAGAAAATCAATATATAAGACTTCACTGATTATGACTTCCGATGTAATTTATtgtgtttcataaaaaaaacaaatatattatTCACGCATGCACTTTTCAGATGTACTTACTGGTTAAGATTCTGTAAACTACTACACAGTGAAGACCAAATGAAAGACTTTCTAAAAGCATATCATACATTAGAGATGGTGGTAATGGAGGTCTTCGTCAAACACGAGTGACTATATAGTTATAGATTACAAGCTTTGTGatatttttattctattttatcaTGTTTTCTTCCCGTGTGGTGTTAGCTACATAGCTagaatattgtaataattaattGTTAGCTGTATGCATCTCATGATGCAAAAAAGCCAGTTGCTTttatcctttttaaaaaaaaaaatccgatgTGCTAGTAAAAACCATGAGATGCCAATAGAGATGTACAGCAATATATATGTGCAGTTTATTGAATACTGAGATAAATGAGCATCGAGTGCACATTTAACATTAAAAGGGGAACTTCTCCATAGATTGGGAGCTCAAACTAAGTACTTAGCTATTATGAAGCAGGGAGATGCTAGCAATATCCCACACCCTTACCATGTCATTCATCAGACAACACTAGCTACCACGGTTAGGTACTGCACAGTACTTCAATTGGCATTTCATTGCTAGAAGCTAAAATGTTGTACATTTTAACAGATGGCACCAAAAACACAATCAGTAACAAACCTAATCATCTCGAGAGTTCACGACCAGCAGCGAAACtggttcttgtttttcttttcaaaaaaaagcTTACTACTAAAGCACCTTTGGTACATAAATCCAAAAATCCGTTACTGAATTATTTGTCCCGTTTCGTTTTCTAGAAGTAGATAATAGAAATGCATCTATATTACATGACCAAAAGGAAGTGgggcaaaagaaaaaagaaagtaaAAAAGCAGGTCCagcgaaaaaaaaaagataaaaggaAAAGCTTGGGCTCTCTCTTGGCATTGAACTGAAGACATTGAGATACTTctataatacttatagtttgCAGATGCAACACCTGCATCCTTATTAGTTTTTTTATCTACATCAAAATAAGTCTTTCAAGTATAAAACTCATTACATATGATAAAAGATCCCGGGACTAGGGGTCTGATTCTTATAATATCCTTCTTTCGTTCTCTTCTACGTGTAACTTCTTTTCATtaatacacacaaacacacaccaGTGTTTTATCCCCAGAAACCGACCTGAACTATTGATCCACTTCAACCAGGCAGTGTCCTCTTAGATAAACACAACCTTAGGTTTTCAGAAGCAAAACATGCCTCAATTCTCATCCAGGGTCCAGACTTGAATCTCTGATGTGTCATGTGACCATTCAGGGACCCTCATAGATTTACTTCATATGATGCTTAACTGATCATTTCAAGTTTTCAAGGGTGAATGTATTAGTACGGACTTGCCATGCTGGTACTGAATGGCATTGATATTACTTGCCAGAAATCTGTAATAAAAATACATGGAAGAGAAACCTCTGAGAAATTAAAATGAAACCTTAACAGGTTGATCAAACTTATAAATTAGCAGCTACAAGCTGACTGTTAACACTGGAGAACTGGACTATCCAATACAAATTTTCAACAGATACAATGGACCATACATGGTATCAATGCCTTAAAAAAGGGTAGTTTAGGATGAGAACTGATGGACAAACAATAGTTTAAAACCGTGATATACAATGGAAATAGGAAAAGAAACATAAAGATAAACCCATATAATCTCGCTGGCAGAATTTCCGATTAACAAATATAAAATCTCTGAGCCCCAAAATTCTAGTAGCTGATATGAAACAGTCCACATACTTGATAGAAGTTGCATCTCAAATGCCAGCAGTGCTTGTATTGttcaacaagaaaacaacaatgGTAATCAGTACATGACAAAAAAATGGTCAAATTTCCCCCCGTAAAGGCCCCCATGGCCCTGATCATAACAGACATTGTTATGGAGAATATCTTCGCCAGAGGTGAATTAAATTACATGGAGATATAATTTGTTAGTTCGGTTGGTACTACATCAGCATGCTACTGTAGCGCCAGGATAGAGATAGGATTAAGGAGCTAATTATATTTATTAGTTAGGACCGGCTCCTATATAAAAAAAGATGTATCATTCATTGTAACTAAGCAAGAAGAAACCCTAAAGAGCagtcagagtctttgaaaaaaggaTGATTAGCCGATTTCTTACTGCTATTATATCTAGCTAATTAATCCAtatcatttggtatcagagacatTTCTATCCTGTGTGTCTTTCATTCCGCTGCTGCTGTCTTCGCACTCCGTCGCCAAACAAATCAACGCGATCCTGCTTTGTGCCCTCCGCCTGGCCTCTCAACGCGCCTACGCCTCCCGACACCACTCGCGCCGCCGGGATCTCCCAGCCTCGTCCTCCAAAGTGTCGGCCGTCGTTCCGCCACGGGCCACCGCTCCCCCGTCCGCGCCACCTTCCCCCTATTACCCTACTTCAATCTGAGCTGCCTGGCCCAGCGGCGCCGCCCAATCGCGCCATCGGACTCACCGCCTTAGTCGTTCCTGTGAGATTCCCGACGTTGTCCACCCCAATGCGCATCTTATCCGCCTCGCCACGTAGCCTGCTCAACCCGTCACCGTCTGACTTGCGCCGCTGATCCTCTGACCGGCGCCACCTCCAGCACTGTGCGCAATCCGGCGGCCGCTCCTTTGTCCCGATTCACCTACACCATCTAGCCCAACGTTGGTGCAGCCATGGTGCAAACCGCCGGCGCCAGAGATGTTCCTTCTGCTTGTCCTGCACCTTGCCTCCACAAGTTGTACTGTACTGAATTTCCTACATAGCACTATGTCGATTGGTCATTCAGCGCGGAACAAACGATGAAATACGCGATGGACCTCAACTCGACAACTTTTTCTTCCACGAGGAGAAAACAGTGGAGGACGGTGCCCACAACGTCCAGCCCTGCAAAGCTGCCTTCCAAACCACTGGCGCAAACATGGTGGGAGGACTCGTCGCTCAACCTgtctccgccgccgcagccatGCTGGAAACCCCCGTCGCTCCACCTGTTGTCGCTTCTTCCAGGGAGGAGCTACAGGAGGTCGCCTCATCCAAAGTTGCAGCTTCTGCTTGTGTGTGGTTGGTCCAGCGGCGTGACGCTGCACGCGTTATAGCAAGCGATCTCGCCAATGCTATCTATGCTGCTCACTCTGCTTGTGGTGGTGCATGGAAGATCTTTCAAGGCCTTCATATCCATGACtactacaagaagaagaatgttAAAGAGCGGGACAAGGAGTGCGCACTGCAGCCACCTAGCAGCTCGAGGATGAGCTGCAAGTCGAGGGGGATGAAGTGTTTTGGAGAAGTCTTCAGTAGAGGAGAATTAAATTAGATGAAGATATAGTTTGTTAGTTCAgttggtactgtagcactgagaTGGAGATAGGATTAGAGAGCAGATTAGATTAGTTAGGATAAAATTTGTTAGCTAGAGCCGACTCCTGTATATAGGACGGTGTATCATCTATTataatcaagcaagaagaaacTCTAAAGAGCTCTCAGAGCCTTCGAGAGGAGGTTGACTAACTGATTTCTTTCTGCTATTTCATCTACCTAATCAATCCATATCAGACAtaattttggattagcaaaCAACTACTTGATCGAGTTATAAATAACTCTTAAACCCATGCAAACATGTATTTATATAGCATGACTCATTCAAAGATCATCAAACTTCTGTGCTCTGATTTGACTGCAAGCAAAACAACTTGAACAATTCCATAAGGCACTTAGCCCTGCAAGTTGCAAAAGATACCAGCAATCCTGGGATATTGTTAAAAGAAGAATAACGCAAGGAACAATCAAGAATAAGTCAATGTTCATAATTTTAAACTGTAACAAAACTGAGTGATTGCTATTTGAATGATTATAAGGTTTCTTGTATCTAGATTTTAGACAAGCATTGGAGCCCTGTCATGagcctctttttttttgcctttttctgAACGGAATTTTGAGCGGTTGATGAGCAGGCACCAACATAGCAAGCATGTgcagaatttttcttttttctttacctTTTTCTGAACGGAATTTTGAGCAGTTATCCAAATAATATAGGGAAATCGCAAGGGTTGTTCTTGCAATCTTGCACCCGGGGTAATGAGAAATTACTTAGGTTTGAATATTCTTTTAAGATAAAGCCTATATTAGTGTCCAATCCTAGACATACCCTAGGAAATATAAATGTTTCATGGTAAGGGCAATACACTAATATGTACCATTTTCTGGAAACTGTTTTGCCTTAACTTTCAGTGGCTAACTGCCTATGCCTCTGGACTCTGCAGCACAAACACAACACTGATGTCTGGAGATTGAACCACGCAAAATTATTCCTATATTGACAGACTTCACGGATAAAATGGCTTCGTGAGTTTAACATCAGAAAATTGAATCAAGAAATGAGAAAACGTAAAAGCCAACGTATCAATTTAAGACCCAAGGTACATACGTAAACAACTAAACATGTTCGGATGAGAGATATCGGTGCAAGCCAAACATCAAAACAAGATAAAAATTGTGAAGATCAAAGTAGAATTAGATAACTGGAAAAACCTGAACTCTTCAGTGTTGCACAACCATAAAGTGCACCAATAAAATTGAAATGGTTTCATTTCAACATGCATAGCAATGATGGATACCCCAGCCAGTGTTAATGTCTATCAAAGATATACAAAACCAAGAAGGAAAGGATATGCTACAGTTCTGAATTTTTGCCACAGAGCGATACGGCAGTCATCATTCTATAGATGCTATCTGAGAAATCGGTTTGGATGTTCCAACAatctttttttaacaaaatgTTTTCAACAATGTTTAATCAATATTGGTCCTCAACGCTCTAAATTTGCAGCGCGAGGAAAAACTTCACTCTGACGAGAGCGCGGAAAATATAAGTAAATTATCTAGTACCAGAAGATGGGCATACCATGGAGAAAATAACCTATTCGTACACTCGAAGTtacagaacaaaaaaaaatgatcaataTGAAATTTATTATGAAGATGATAATAAATGAAAAGATACTGCTATCATTGGACTGGTATCTGGTGCGGTGCAGCCAGAACAACAGGACATGCTATACTATTCATGGTATTGCAAGAAACACAGTTTCAGAAAGTACCTGACATAAAGGAGATATTTTGGTGAATGATCATTGTTTTAGAATCTTTCTAATATCATACACCAAATCAAGTTATTCTAAGACATACTTCAGACAAGAAAGGCAGCAATCCACAACTCATCACTAATACTTAGAAATATTGGTGCCGTACATTATCTCAAACAACAATATCCATTGAAAATAAGCTCAGCGTATGAAATTATATGATCGCATAAAATTTCAATTATATTTCCGTATACCAGGACAAAATCTGGAACAAAGATACAGTTTTCCTAACTCCCAAGAAATATAACTATACTTTCTTAGCGAGAGTCCGCTGTTTTGATCCATGTTCCACAACTTTCTCTTCAACATGCAGTCCTTTTCTTCGCCTAACAGAATTCATAAGCTTTTTAGCCAAGTTTGGCCCAATGCTTGAACCATCTCCAAATTCTTCAATCTCCTCCTGTGTCTTTGGGATAAAGAAGGGGTCCTCAGGAATAGCTTCCCAGTGGCTAAGAACGAGCAGAGCACTAACTGCACCTGCAGTTATGCTCCTAAGATGATTAGAAAATCCAACACTCTCAGCCACTGGCAAGTAAGCATGCACTGTGAACAATGAAGTTCCCTCTTGCATCTCTTCTTTCAGAACCCTTGCTCGCTTCTTACCAAGAACTGCATATGTTGCGCCTAATTGCTCTGTTGGTGTGGTCAACTCACAGAAGTACATGGCCTCAACAAGCCTTGGCTTGTTCTGAAGAACAGCTGCTCGGCATGCTTCTTTAACCGCAGTGATTACTTGACCGCTGAAGATGTTGTATTGATCAGAGTGATTGGAAGTATCAGAGCTGTCATCAAATACGTAAGGCTCAACAATAAACGCCAGACCCCACATTGGTTCATCACATAATGGCCCAGCATTTGTGGCAATCTGAAATCCTGAGACAACGCTGTTCCTTAGTGCCATAGACTCTAGATGTAATGATTCAGGAGCATTTGCCACTGATTCACCGTTGTCAAGATTATTGTTAGCTTCGGCATCAGATTCGCTCACAAACCCCAATCTCTCAGAGACATGAGATCGACCGCACACAAGAATGCCTCGCCTTCCATCTTGGATGGTTATCACACCATCACTTGATTTCACATCAGGCAAGAGGAGGAGATTTGGACCAACCTGCCAAGGACCTAGGGACCAGATTCTTTGAAGGTATCCAAGCCATGCCTTTCTATACCTCTCAAGTTTTTCTTTATCCATTCGATTGGAAATCGCTTCTAATTCACTGTCTATGGCATTGATCATCCGCTGCCTAAGTGTTGCAGCAGAATCACCATCATCATGAGAAAGCAGTGGATCCAAGACACCGTCCCTTTTCGCTGTTTTCCCCTCAATTATTTGACCAAGCAATTGTTCACTTTCCTCAAGGACCTTAGTCAGGGCATTGGGAAGCCTCAAGACCTGAACTCTCACAGTGCATCTTCCGTTTGGAGTAATCCTCTCAACAAAATCCTGCGGGGCCTTCAAGCTCTCCATTAAGCCAACACCTTCTCCTTCGATTGTCTCTTTGAAGGAAACTAGGGGGTCTGAGACCACCAATTTGACCTTTGCAAATCTCTCCTCCAGATCCTTTATGCACCGCTCCAAATGTATctcaccagcagcagcaaggacaTGCTCACCTCTGTGCGAAACAGTGTACTCAACAAATGGGTCTGCCCGGTTAAGAAGCTTAAGCCCTTTAACAAGAACCCCCAAATCGGACGGATTTGAGGGCTCAATCGCAACCTTAAGCATTGGAGATGCCTGGAACATCATACTCGAAAAGGGCCAGCAATTCTTTGTGGATGACAATGTAGCGCTCTTCAATATATGCTGGCCAAGGCCCTGGATCGCAACCACATTGCCAGCACCCACACTGGCAACTGGCTTCAGGCCCTGTCCCAGCATCTCATACAAGTATTGCAGCTCCACTTCCTGCACATGCTTCTGCATCGCATCCCCTTTCAGCGGATCATACAATGGCGATAGCACAAAAACCTTCTGCCCTGCACGAAGGACCCCACTGAAGACCCTCGCAAACGCCATAAAACACTCCTCAGACTCAATGGCACTGTTGTGGTTCAACGGTTCCCCATTCACCCCCTTCAATGGCAACATCTTATATGGCACCGCAAACATCTTTGACACGTAAACCACCACCGGTGCATCATAACTCACATCACAGGCCTCAACACACCTCCTCACCCTCTCTGCCTCGGCAACAACCTCAGGGCAACCAGCAGCATCCTCTGGCGCAACCTCCCTCTTTGGCATAAGCCTCACAAGCCTGACCCCTTGAGCAGCAACGGGGTCAGgtgtacactccaccaccatatCCATCACTGCATCTGCCAGTGGCAGCCACCGGCTCATCACAGACTGCAGCACCACCTTTGGATCCTTGTTCTGCAGCTCCCGTTTTGGAACCCCCAACTTGAAATTATCAATGACTTCCTGAACCTTCTTACTCTCACCACCCTCCGTCAGCACTAGCTGGTACATCTTCCACAGGTTCTTTAGCACAAACTCCACGAACATTGGCTGCGGGTCTGCGCTCTTCATGGCTTTCTTCCCCACAACCCTCTTCGTCTCCTTATCGTAGTATCTCGGGCCCCACAATCCTCTCAGGAAGGCCGAGGCGTTGACTTTGAACTTTTTGGCATAGAGGTCGGCGAACTGTTGGGGGCGGAAGCCCCAGCCGTCGAGTGCGCAGGCGAAGACGACATTGCCCTTCAGGGGCTGGAAtgcgtcctcgtcgtcgtcgtcgtcttcgatGTCCTCGGGGAGGTCCTCGGCGGGGGACGAGGAGCTGGAGGCGGGGCTGTCCTCGAGGGCCGAGAGGAGGGAGAAGTAGGAGTGCGACCGCAGCGCGGAGTAGATGGAGTTGACGTCCGAGACGATGCGGTGGAGTTTCGCGTAGGCCTCGGCGGGGGTGAGGTGGAGCTCGGTGATGAGACGGTCGAGCTTGTTGAGCACCAGGCAGGGCCGGAGCCGCTCGACGAAGGCCTGGCGCAGCGCGGCGTGGGTCTGGATGTGCACCCCCTCTACGGCGTCGACGAGGATGAGCGCCGAGTCGGAGAGCCGGGCTGCGGAGGAGACCTCGGAGCAGAAGTCGATGTGTCCGGGGGAGTCGATGAGGCTGACGCGGTGCCTGCCCCAGCGGAGCGCGACGGCTGCTGACTTCATGGTGATGGCCCGGCGCTGCTCCTCGTCGAGGTAGTCCATGAAGCGGAGCCGGCCGGCCAGCTTCGGGTGGAGGAGCCCGTCCCCGAAGGACGCCACCAGGTGGTCCGCCAGGGTGGTCTTGCCGTGATCCACGTGCGCGAGGATGCACGTGTTGCGGACGCGGCGGGGGTCCTCCGCCGCCGACATTGCCGGCGGTGGTTAGGGTTTGGGCTTGGGGAGTTTTAggtggagaaggaagaaggggaAGGTTCTGGACTCCGGAGCGGTCTGAAGGAAGCAGAAAAAGGCTTGGGCCTTGGGGACTAGTGCAAGATGAAGGTGTTGGGCCAGTTAGGCCCCGGACGCTCGAGCACCAGCGAGCCATTTTCCTTTTCGGTTTTCCTACGTAGCGGACAAGAAAGCTTTAACAACCGTTGGATCTGCGCTTGAGTAGAAGCCCCGCCGTCGGATCAGGTCGATTGGCGACCTCCGCTGTTCCGGCAACTCTGCGTCGCTCCCTCCCCTACCCCCTCGCTCTTCTGCAATCCAAGAAGATCGAACTGAAACAGTAAAAGGAACGTTTCAATCCAGATAAACCAAAAAACCAAAATTGCCTTCCATTCCCGTTTAGCGTGTGTGTGAGTGTGGGTGTGGTGTGCGTCCTCGTTAAACTGAAACAGTAAAAAAGAAAGCTTCagatgaacaaaaaaaaaacccattaAACTTGCAATTAGACCGAAACCAACAAATCCAAGAGAAAGGCGTTTGCTCTCTCCTCCTGCTCCCTCCAATCCTC
The nucleotide sequence above comes from Phragmites australis chromosome 4, lpPhrAust1.1, whole genome shotgun sequence. Encoded proteins:
- the LOC133915767 gene encoding uncharacterized protein LOC133915767; the encoded protein is MSAAEDPRRVRNTCILAHVDHGKTTLADHLVASFGDGLLHPKLAGRLRFMDYLDEEQRRAITMKSAAVALRWGRHRVSLIDSPGHIDFCSEVSSAARLSDSALILVDAVEGVHIQTHAALRQAFVERLRPCLVLNKLDRLITELHLTPAEAYAKLHRIVSDVNSIYSALRSHSYFSLLSALEDSPASSSSSPAEDLPEDIEDDDDDEDAFQPLKGNVVFACALDGWGFRPQQFADLYAKKFKVNASAFLRGLWGPRYYDKETKRVVGKKAMKSADPQPMFVEFVLKNLWKMYQLVLTEGGESKKVQEVIDNFKLGVPKRELQNKDPKVVLQSVMSRWLPLADAVMDMVVECTPDPVAAQGVRLVRLMPKREVAPEDAAGCPEVVAEAERVRRCVEACDVSYDAPVVVYVSKMFAVPYKMLPLKGVNGEPLNHNSAIESEECFMAFARVFSGVLRAGQKVFVLSPLYDPLKGDAMQKHVQEVELQYLYEMLGQGLKPVASVGAGNVVAIQGLGQHILKSATLSSTKNCWPFSSMMFQASPMLKVAIEPSNPSDLGVLVKGLKLLNRADPFVEYTVSHRGEHVLAAAGEIHLERCIKDLEERFAKVKLVVSDPLVSFKETIEGEGVGLMESLKAPQDFVERITPNGRCTVRVQVLRLPNALTKVLEESEQLLGQIIEGKTAKRDGVLDPLLSHDDGDSAATLRQRMINAIDSELEAISNRMDKEKLERYRKAWLGYLQRIWSLGPWQVGPNLLLLPDVKSSDGVITIQDGRRGILVCGRSHVSERLGFVSESDAEANNNLDNGESVANAPESLHLESMALRNSVVSGFQIATNAGPLCDEPMWGLAFIVEPYVFDDSSDTSNHSDQYNIFSGQVITAVKEACRAAVLQNKPRLVEAMYFCELTTPTEQLGATYAVLGKKRARVLKEEMQEGTSLFTVHAYLPVAESVGFSNHLRSITAGAVSALLVLSHWEAIPEDPFFIPKTQEEIEEFGDGSSIGPNLAKKLMNSVRRRKGLHVEEKVVEHGSKQRTLAKKV